The genome window TAGCCGTATTCCTGCCGCTTCAGCATCATTGTCACAGATGCCTCCGCCGCCTCGAACGAGAATCCGCGTGCCTCAAGCTCCTTTATCTCATTCAAGACTGGCATGACCTCATTGCCATCCACTTCCACGCCGTGTTCCTCCGCTTTGCTGAGCAGGTTCCCACGACCGGAAAGATCGGAGACGACCACGCGCATCTTGTTGCCGACGAGTTCAGGCTCCACGTGTTGATAGGACCGTGATGAGCGGCGCATCGCCGCCACATGCACACCGCCTTTGTGCGCAAATGCGGATTTACCCACGAAAGGCAGATGTTCATCCGGCGCGACGTTTGCCACCTCCGCCACAAAATGGGATAAATCGTACAGGTATTGAATATTTCCCTTGGGCAGACACGGATATCCCATTTTGAGTTCGAGATCCGCCATGATGGAAATGAGATTGGCATTCCCGCAGCGCTCCCCCACCCCGTTGATCGTCCCCTGCACTTGAATTGCGCCTTCGCGCACGCCGATCAGTGAGTTAACAACCGCACACTCCGAATCATTATGCGTGTGAATACCGAACGGATGATTTAATAAAGGCTTCAACTCACGGAGGATCTTTTCCACCTCCCAGGGGAGCGTCCCGCCATTGGTATCGCACAAGACAACCGTTTCCGCGCCGCCGCGAATCGCAGCGCGCAAAGTTTCGAGCGCATAGGATGCATCCGCTTTGCAACCATCGAAGAAGTGTTCGGCATCGTAGATGACGCGCTTTCCATTGGCTTTGAGGTATGCCACCGATTGTTCGATGATGCGCAGGTTATCATCGTTTGTGGTGAGCAGAACGTCGGTGACGTGCAATGTCCATGTCTTGCCAAAGAGGGTGCAGACAGGTGTTTGCGAATCGAGCAGGGCTTTGATATTGGCATCGTCTTCAGGTCCGCCTTTGACGCGGCAGGTGGAACCGAATGCGGCGATGAGCGCGTGCTTCCATTCTATATCACGGGCGTGTTCAAAAAACTCCACATCTTTAGGGTTGGAGCCGGGCCAGCCACCTTCGATGAACGCGACGCCGAGTTCATCCAGCTTTTGCGCAATGCGGACCTTGTCATTTGCTGAAAGGTTGAAGCCTTCGGATTGTGTGCCGTCGCGCAGGGTGGTGTCGTAGATTTGGATAAGGGGTAAATCCATGTTGATACCTTTTGCTTACATCCTTTCTTCAAACGCCGCTATCTCTTTTTCAAAGCCCATGATATAGCCGAGTTCATCCACGCCATTCAACAAACATGCTTTGTTGAATGGATCTATCGGGAAGTTCACAGAGCCCCCAGGGTGGGACAAGGTCTGGGTCGCAAGATCAACTGTCAGCTCGGCACGAGGCGTCTCCTCCACGAGGTCAAAGAGCATCTTGTGAGTCGCGTCGTTCACGATGATGGGAATCAATCCGTTCTTCAACGAGTTGTTGCGGAAGATATCCGCAAAGGAGGTGGAAATGACGGCGCGGAAGCCGTACGCGGTGAGCGCCCAGGGCGCGTGTTCGCGGCTCGACCCGCACCCAAAGTTGTCGCCCGCGAGGAGAATTTGACAGCCCGCT of Anaerolineales bacterium contains these proteins:
- the cimA gene encoding citramalate synthase; its protein translation is MDLPLIQIYDTTLRDGTQSEGFNLSANDKVRIAQKLDELGVAFIEGGWPGSNPKDVEFFEHARDIEWKHALIAAFGSTCRVKGGPEDDANIKALLDSQTPVCTLFGKTWTLHVTDVLLTTNDDNLRIIEQSVAYLKANGKRVIYDAEHFFDGCKADASYALETLRAAIRGGAETVVLCDTNGGTLPWEVEKILRELKPLLNHPFGIHTHNDSECAVVNSLIGVREGAIQVQGTINGVGERCGNANLISIMADLELKMGYPCLPKGNIQYLYDLSHFVAEVANVAPDEHLPFVGKSAFAHKGGVHVAAMRRSSRSYQHVEPELVGNKMRVVVSDLSGRGNLLSKAEEHGVEVDGNEVMPVLNEIKELEARGFSFEAAEASVTMMLKRQEYGYKPPFELVDFFVNVEHRQGRGIFAEATVKVRVQGELLHTAAEGNGPVNALDNALRKALLGYYPQLANFHLSDYKVRILDSDHGTEAITRVLIDTRNNLSRWSTVGASTNIIEASWRALADSVEYGLMMAH
- the leuD gene encoding 3-isopropylmalate dehydratase small subunit → MAQFTSLTSRAIPLPVNDIDTDQIIPAQFLKVTDKNGLADALFFNWRYTDDGSPNQDFIINKPESAGCQILLAGDNFGCGSSREHAPWALTAYGFRAVISTSFADIFRNNSLKNGLIPIIVNDATHKMLFDLVEETPRAELTVDLATQTLSHPGGSVNFPIDPFNKACLLNGVDELGYIMGFEKEIAAFEERM